Proteins encoded together in one Pectinophora gossypiella chromosome 20, ilPecGoss1.1, whole genome shotgun sequence window:
- the LOC126376117 gene encoding L-asparaginase-like, which yields MVVTKRVLVIYTGGTFGMLKNEKGVLVPQKNIEKVIRKLPQLHDEEYWQKNLANTDQKDYLALPDGKDTDIKILYKIHEYDELKDSSDFTIDDWIKQARDIKCFYHDYDGFVVLHGTDTTAYGASVLSMMLEVVGKTVVLTGAQVPIFQPRSDGNNNLLCAVLIAATLHIPEVTVFFGAKLFRGTRVKKVSNTRIYAFDTPNFPPLLEAKTTLDVDPKMLIHPPGSVPNECRLHDQLSKKVYVLKVAPTITPEIIRAVFEGMEGVVLETYGNGNIPIKRKEIYKEIERAVKNNVLVVNVTQCINGTVLGKAIYETGLLLVECGVVPAFDMTAEAALAKLSYVLTKKELSYQQKVELMKTNIRGELYNPSH from the exons atggtGGTAACTAAAAGAGTGCTAGTGATTTACACAGGTGGTACTTTTGGTATGCTGAAAAATGAGAAAGGAG TGCTGGTGCCGCAGAAGAACATAGAGAAAGTGATCAGGAAGCTGCCACAGTTGCACGATGAAGAATACTGGCAGAAGAATCTCGCCAACACAGACCAGAAGGACTACCTTGCTCTTCCAG ATGGCAAGGACACAGATATCAAAATATTGTACAAAATCCACGAGTATGATGAGCTGAAGGATTCTTCAGACTTCACTATCGACGACTGGATCAAACAAGCTAGGGATATCAAG TGTTTCTACCACGACTACGATGGATTCGTAGTACTGCATGGCACGGACACCACCGCGTACGGAGCATCAGTGCTGTCGATGATGCTCGAAGTTGTAGGCAAGACGGTCGTGCTTACTGGCGCACAG GTGCCAATCTTCCAACCCCGTAGTGATGGGAACAACAACCTGCTGTGTGCTGTCTTGATTGCCGCCACGCTCCACATTCCCGAAGTCACAGTCTTCTTTGGAGCCAAACTCTTCAGGGGAACCAG AGTAAAGAAAGTATCCAACACCCGTATCTATGCGTTCGATACGCCCAACTTCCCCCCGCTGCTGGAAGCTAAGACGACCCTGGATGTGGACCCTAAGATGCTGATCCACCCGCCAGGCTCAGTGCCTAACGAGTGTAGACTTCATGACCAGTTGTCCAAGAAAGTGTACGTCTTAAAGGTCGCGCCAACGATCACGCCGGAGATCATCCGGGCGGTCTTCGAGGGGATGGAAG GCGTAGTGCTAGAAACATACGGCAACGGGAACATCCCAATCAAACGCAAGGAGATCTACAAGGAGATCGAGCGAGCTGTCAAGAATAACGTGCTCGTTGTCAATGTGACGCAGTGCATCAACGGAACCGTGCTCGGGAAGGCCATCTACGAGACTGGCTTG CTGCTGGTTGAATGTGGAGTGGTACCAGCATTTGACATGACAGCGGAGGCAGCTCTAGCGAAACTCTCCTACGTGCTCACCAAGAAAGAACTCTCTTATCAACAGAAAGTTGAG CTAATGAAAACTAATATACGAGGCGAGTTATACAATCCCAGtcattaa
- the LOC126376358 gene encoding vanin-like protein 1 isoform X3, with protein MWRICVLLFICSLQYSTQKSTPQDDSYVAAVVEYQVLSNETINLQNYVRHIADAAQQGADIVVFPEMTLTRGSAVPVPIYTTLKDHPVPALRPDLYNEHLVTISAAARANDIYVVINIQEELDCTKDRGEECPEQKEYKFNTNVVFNRTGAVIDRYRKINLFGEFTRTPALKPDLGIFTTDFGVTFGHFICFDLMFQVPAIQVVDKYNLTDIIFPTMWFSELPYLTAVQIQEAYAYAMNVNFLGAGANNVRVGSAGSGIYSGKAGALVSTMPGLPTTLLMVSRVPKVPGQVNFPVPGPIYDKPTDHDSLALITDPSLPSHVSQPLVEGFQEFTLVDQEVSCKFTVRLNKREGAQQYKYRAVAFEGVRSFSGMATGGSRVCAVLACTGDEFQTCGHRFTEYQENSTSLFEELSIVATVPTPVLLSNLTAHDSAFFPVSLDVSIMPLEPEGFTYNTDTQGTTTVYTLKLNNNTAELYTFAVWGRLFGLDDQEATPPLPDSSNVSVLSTSLTIGLIVMCFCNFE; from the exons ATGTGGCGTATTTGTGTGTTACTGTTCATTTGTTCATTGCAGTATTCTACTCAG AAATCTACCCCACAAGATGACAGCTACGTGGCGGCGGTTGTGGAGTACCAGGTTCTCTCTAATGAGACCATCAACCTGCAGAACTACGTCAGACATATAGCAGACGCCGCTCAACAG GGAGCTGACATAGTAGTGTTTCCCGAGATGACACTGACTAGAGGCAGCGCCGTACCAGTGCCGATATATACCACCCTGAAGGACCACCCGGTGCCGGCTCTCCGACCAGACCTTTATAATGAG CACCTAGTAACCATATCAGCAGCAGCGAGAGCCAACGATATCTACGTGGTGATCAACATCCAGGAAGAGCTGGACTGCACCAAGGACAGAGGGGAAGAATGTCCAGAACAGAAGGAGTACAAATTCAATACCAACGTCGTGTTCAATAGGACCGGTGCTGTTATTGACAG GTATCGTAAGATCAACTTGTTTGGAGAGTTCACCCGCACTCCGGCTCTTAAACCTGATCTGGGCATCTTCACAACTGACTTCGGCGTCACCTTCGGCCACTTCATCTGCTTCGACCTGATGTTCCAAGTCCCCGCCATCCAGGTCGTCGACAAGTACAATTTGACTGACATCATCTTTCCAACTATGTGGTTCTCTGAGCTGCCTTATTTGActg CTGTCCAAATACAGGAAGCTTACGCTTACGCTATGAATGTCAATTTCCTCGGCGCTGGAGCAAACAACGTCCGCGTGGGTTCTGCAG GGTCGGGTATCTACTCCGGTAAAGCTGGCGCTCTAGTCAGTACCATGCCAGGCTTACCTACTACTCTTCTTATGGTTTCACGAGTACCCAAAGTTCCGGGTCAG GTGAATTTCCCAGTGCCTGGTCCTATCTATGACAAACCCACCGACCACGATAGTCTGGCTCTGATCACCGACCCTTCATTGCCGTCTCACGTCAGCCAGCCGCTGGTGGAGGGCTTCCAAGAGTTCACCCTCGTTGACCAGGAAGTCTCATGCAAGTTCACCGTCAGGCTCAATAAAAGAGAAGGAGCG CAGCAGTACAAATACCGAGCAGTGGCGTTCGAGGGTGTGCGCAGTTTCTCCGGCATGGCTACAGGGGGCAGCAGGGTGTGTGCCGTACTAGCGTGTACCGGAGACGAGTTCCAAACCTGCGGTCACAG GTTCACCGAATACCAAGAAAACAGCACATCATTATTTGAAGAATTATCGATCGTGGCTACAGTTCCTACTCCTGTCTTATTATCCAATTTAACCGCTCACGACTCAGCATTCTTCCCCGTTTCTCTTGACGTGTCTATCATGCCCTTAGAGCCAGAAGGCTTCACCTACAATACGGATACACAAGGAACTACTACTGTTTATACGTTAAAACTGAACAATAATACTGCGGAATTGTATACGTTTGCTGTATGGGGAAGACTCTTCGGATTAGATGACCAAGAAGCAACCCCACCTTTACCTGATTCTTCAAACGTATCTGTTCTTAGTACGTCTTTAACAATAGGACTTATCGTTATGTGTTTTTGTAACTTCGAGTAA
- the LOC126376358 gene encoding vanin-like protein 1 isoform X4 produces MRVEVITILCLFVYTDQKSTPQDDSYVAAVVEYQVLSNETINLQNYVRHIADAAQQGADIVVFPEMTLTRGSAVPVPIYTTLKDHPVPALRPDLYNEHLVTISAAARANDIYVVINIQEELDCTKDRGEECPEQKEYKFNTNVVFNRTGAVIDRYRKINLFGEFTRTPALKPDLGIFTTDFGVTFGHFICFDLMFQVPAIQVVDKYNLTDIIFPTMWFSELPYLTAVQIQEAYAYAMNVNFLGAGANNVRVGSAGSGIYSGKAGALVSTMPGLPTTLLMVSRVPKVPGQVNFPVPGPIYDKPTDHDSLALITDPSLPSHVSQPLVEGFQEFTLVDQEVSCKFTVRLNKREGAQQYKYRAVAFEGVRSFSGMATGGSRVCAVLACTGDEFQTCGHRFTEYQENSTSLFEELSIVATVPTPVLLSNLTAHDSAFFPVSLDVSIMPLEPEGFTYNTDTQGTTTVYTLKLNNNTAELYTFAVWGRLFGLDDQEATPPLPDSSNVSVLSTSLTIGLIVMCFCNFE; encoded by the exons ATGAGAGTTGAAGTGATAACGATTCTTTGTCTGTTTGTGTATACAGATCAG AAATCTACCCCACAAGATGACAGCTACGTGGCGGCGGTTGTGGAGTACCAGGTTCTCTCTAATGAGACCATCAACCTGCAGAACTACGTCAGACATATAGCAGACGCCGCTCAACAG GGAGCTGACATAGTAGTGTTTCCCGAGATGACACTGACTAGAGGCAGCGCCGTACCAGTGCCGATATATACCACCCTGAAGGACCACCCGGTGCCGGCTCTCCGACCAGACCTTTATAATGAG CACCTAGTAACCATATCAGCAGCAGCGAGAGCCAACGATATCTACGTGGTGATCAACATCCAGGAAGAGCTGGACTGCACCAAGGACAGAGGGGAAGAATGTCCAGAACAGAAGGAGTACAAATTCAATACCAACGTCGTGTTCAATAGGACCGGTGCTGTTATTGACAG GTATCGTAAGATCAACTTGTTTGGAGAGTTCACCCGCACTCCGGCTCTTAAACCTGATCTGGGCATCTTCACAACTGACTTCGGCGTCACCTTCGGCCACTTCATCTGCTTCGACCTGATGTTCCAAGTCCCCGCCATCCAGGTCGTCGACAAGTACAATTTGACTGACATCATCTTTCCAACTATGTGGTTCTCTGAGCTGCCTTATTTGActg CTGTCCAAATACAGGAAGCTTACGCTTACGCTATGAATGTCAATTTCCTCGGCGCTGGAGCAAACAACGTCCGCGTGGGTTCTGCAG GGTCGGGTATCTACTCCGGTAAAGCTGGCGCTCTAGTCAGTACCATGCCAGGCTTACCTACTACTCTTCTTATGGTTTCACGAGTACCCAAAGTTCCGGGTCAG GTGAATTTCCCAGTGCCTGGTCCTATCTATGACAAACCCACCGACCACGATAGTCTGGCTCTGATCACCGACCCTTCATTGCCGTCTCACGTCAGCCAGCCGCTGGTGGAGGGCTTCCAAGAGTTCACCCTCGTTGACCAGGAAGTCTCATGCAAGTTCACCGTCAGGCTCAATAAAAGAGAAGGAGCG CAGCAGTACAAATACCGAGCAGTGGCGTTCGAGGGTGTGCGCAGTTTCTCCGGCATGGCTACAGGGGGCAGCAGGGTGTGTGCCGTACTAGCGTGTACCGGAGACGAGTTCCAAACCTGCGGTCACAG GTTCACCGAATACCAAGAAAACAGCACATCATTATTTGAAGAATTATCGATCGTGGCTACAGTTCCTACTCCTGTCTTATTATCCAATTTAACCGCTCACGACTCAGCATTCTTCCCCGTTTCTCTTGACGTGTCTATCATGCCCTTAGAGCCAGAAGGCTTCACCTACAATACGGATACACAAGGAACTACTACTGTTTATACGTTAAAACTGAACAATAATACTGCGGAATTGTATACGTTTGCTGTATGGGGAAGACTCTTCGGATTAGATGACCAAGAAGCAACCCCACCTTTACCTGATTCTTCAAACGTATCTGTTCTTAGTACGTCTTTAACAATAGGACTTATCGTTATGTGTTTTTGTAACTTCGAGTAA
- the LOC126376358 gene encoding vanin-like protein 1 isoform X2, with translation MRVEVITILCLFVYTDQKSTPQDDSYVAAVVEYQVLSNETINLQNYVRHIADAAQQGADIVVFPEMTLTRGSAVPVPIYTTLKDHPVPALRPDLYNEHLVTISAAARANDIYVVINIQEELDCTKDRGEECPEQKEYKFNTNVVFNRTGAVIDRYRKINLFGEFTRTPALKPDLGIFTTDFGVTFGHFICFDLMFQVPAIQVVDKYNLTDIIFPTMWFSELPYLTAVQIQEAYAYAMNVNFLGAGANNVRVGSAGSGIYSGKAGALVSTMPGLPTTLLMVSRVPKVPGQVNFPVPGPIYDKPTDHDSLALITDPSLPSHVSQPLVEGFQEFTLVDQEVSCKFTVRLNKREGASHQYRAFVQDGSNTYSHRRRQIGVAGCVLTACTDRDAKSCGHKFDRADKTVEIEELEIEMTTYRNQYNGTLKCDNVVYFPSSMRSSKFPLSSKNFTFIDSTQNGDAKQNGGRERIVYKITAPQDDLVTFGIWGRVYTRDVNHDIETSEEDIQNYIEIENIIYDKNKELNREEW, from the exons ATGAGAGTTGAAGTGATAACGATTCTTTGTCTGTTTGTGTATACAGATCAG AAATCTACCCCACAAGATGACAGCTACGTGGCGGCGGTTGTGGAGTACCAGGTTCTCTCTAATGAGACCATCAACCTGCAGAACTACGTCAGACATATAGCAGACGCCGCTCAACAG GGAGCTGACATAGTAGTGTTTCCCGAGATGACACTGACTAGAGGCAGCGCCGTACCAGTGCCGATATATACCACCCTGAAGGACCACCCGGTGCCGGCTCTCCGACCAGACCTTTATAATGAG CACCTAGTAACCATATCAGCAGCAGCGAGAGCCAACGATATCTACGTGGTGATCAACATCCAGGAAGAGCTGGACTGCACCAAGGACAGAGGGGAAGAATGTCCAGAACAGAAGGAGTACAAATTCAATACCAACGTCGTGTTCAATAGGACCGGTGCTGTTATTGACAG GTATCGTAAGATCAACTTGTTTGGAGAGTTCACCCGCACTCCGGCTCTTAAACCTGATCTGGGCATCTTCACAACTGACTTCGGCGTCACCTTCGGCCACTTCATCTGCTTCGACCTGATGTTCCAAGTCCCCGCCATCCAGGTCGTCGACAAGTACAATTTGACTGACATCATCTTTCCAACTATGTGGTTCTCTGAGCTGCCTTATTTGActg CTGTCCAAATACAGGAAGCTTACGCTTACGCTATGAATGTCAATTTCCTCGGCGCTGGAGCAAACAACGTCCGCGTGGGTTCTGCAG GGTCGGGTATCTACTCCGGTAAAGCTGGCGCTCTAGTCAGTACCATGCCAGGCTTACCTACTACTCTTCTTATGGTTTCACGAGTACCCAAAGTTCCGGGTCAG GTGAATTTCCCAGTGCCTGGTCCTATCTATGACAAACCCACCGACCACGATAGTCTGGCTCTGATCACCGACCCTTCATTGCCGTCTCACGTCAGCCAGCCGCTGGTGGAGGGCTTCCAAGAGTTCACCCTCGTTGACCAGGAAGTCTCATGCAAGTTCACCGTCAGGCTCAATAAAAGAGAAGGAGCG AGTCACCAATACCGTGCCTTCGTGCAAGATGGTTCCAACACATACTCGCACCGTCGTCGTCAAATCGGGGTGGCTGGTTGTGTTTTGACAGCTTGCACTGACCGTGACGCCAAAAGCTGTGGCCATAA GTTCGATCGAGCAGATAAGACAGTTGAGATTGAGGAGTTGGAAATAGAGATGACTACTTACCGGAACCAATACAACGGAACCCTGAAATGCGACAACGTCGTGTACTTTCCATCGTCGATGCGCTCCAGCAAGTTCCCTCTCAGTTCAAAGAACTTCACTTTCATAGATTCAACACAAAATGGCGACGCCAAACAAAATGGCGGCCGCGAGCGGATTGTATACAAAATTACCGCGCCACAAGATGACCTTGTTACATTCGGGATTTGGGGCAGAGTTTATACCCGTGATGTCAACCACGACATAGAGACGTCAGAAGAAgacatacaaaattatatagagatagaaaatataatttatgataaaaataaggaattgaaTAGAGAAGAATGGTAA
- the LOC126376358 gene encoding vanin-like protein 1 isoform X1, whose translation MWRICVLLFICSLQYSTQKSTPQDDSYVAAVVEYQVLSNETINLQNYVRHIADAAQQGADIVVFPEMTLTRGSAVPVPIYTTLKDHPVPALRPDLYNEHLVTISAAARANDIYVVINIQEELDCTKDRGEECPEQKEYKFNTNVVFNRTGAVIDRYRKINLFGEFTRTPALKPDLGIFTTDFGVTFGHFICFDLMFQVPAIQVVDKYNLTDIIFPTMWFSELPYLTAVQIQEAYAYAMNVNFLGAGANNVRVGSAGSGIYSGKAGALVSTMPGLPTTLLMVSRVPKVPGQVNFPVPGPIYDKPTDHDSLALITDPSLPSHVSQPLVEGFQEFTLVDQEVSCKFTVRLNKREGASHQYRAFVQDGSNTYSHRRRQIGVAGCVLTACTDRDAKSCGHKFDRADKTVEIEELEIEMTTYRNQYNGTLKCDNVVYFPSSMRSSKFPLSSKNFTFIDSTQNGDAKQNGGRERIVYKITAPQDDLVTFGIWGRVYTRDVNHDIETSEEDIQNYIEIENIIYDKNKELNREEW comes from the exons ATGTGGCGTATTTGTGTGTTACTGTTCATTTGTTCATTGCAGTATTCTACTCAG AAATCTACCCCACAAGATGACAGCTACGTGGCGGCGGTTGTGGAGTACCAGGTTCTCTCTAATGAGACCATCAACCTGCAGAACTACGTCAGACATATAGCAGACGCCGCTCAACAG GGAGCTGACATAGTAGTGTTTCCCGAGATGACACTGACTAGAGGCAGCGCCGTACCAGTGCCGATATATACCACCCTGAAGGACCACCCGGTGCCGGCTCTCCGACCAGACCTTTATAATGAG CACCTAGTAACCATATCAGCAGCAGCGAGAGCCAACGATATCTACGTGGTGATCAACATCCAGGAAGAGCTGGACTGCACCAAGGACAGAGGGGAAGAATGTCCAGAACAGAAGGAGTACAAATTCAATACCAACGTCGTGTTCAATAGGACCGGTGCTGTTATTGACAG GTATCGTAAGATCAACTTGTTTGGAGAGTTCACCCGCACTCCGGCTCTTAAACCTGATCTGGGCATCTTCACAACTGACTTCGGCGTCACCTTCGGCCACTTCATCTGCTTCGACCTGATGTTCCAAGTCCCCGCCATCCAGGTCGTCGACAAGTACAATTTGACTGACATCATCTTTCCAACTATGTGGTTCTCTGAGCTGCCTTATTTGActg CTGTCCAAATACAGGAAGCTTACGCTTACGCTATGAATGTCAATTTCCTCGGCGCTGGAGCAAACAACGTCCGCGTGGGTTCTGCAG GGTCGGGTATCTACTCCGGTAAAGCTGGCGCTCTAGTCAGTACCATGCCAGGCTTACCTACTACTCTTCTTATGGTTTCACGAGTACCCAAAGTTCCGGGTCAG GTGAATTTCCCAGTGCCTGGTCCTATCTATGACAAACCCACCGACCACGATAGTCTGGCTCTGATCACCGACCCTTCATTGCCGTCTCACGTCAGCCAGCCGCTGGTGGAGGGCTTCCAAGAGTTCACCCTCGTTGACCAGGAAGTCTCATGCAAGTTCACCGTCAGGCTCAATAAAAGAGAAGGAGCG AGTCACCAATACCGTGCCTTCGTGCAAGATGGTTCCAACACATACTCGCACCGTCGTCGTCAAATCGGGGTGGCTGGTTGTGTTTTGACAGCTTGCACTGACCGTGACGCCAAAAGCTGTGGCCATAA GTTCGATCGAGCAGATAAGACAGTTGAGATTGAGGAGTTGGAAATAGAGATGACTACTTACCGGAACCAATACAACGGAACCCTGAAATGCGACAACGTCGTGTACTTTCCATCGTCGATGCGCTCCAGCAAGTTCCCTCTCAGTTCAAAGAACTTCACTTTCATAGATTCAACACAAAATGGCGACGCCAAACAAAATGGCGGCCGCGAGCGGATTGTATACAAAATTACCGCGCCACAAGATGACCTTGTTACATTCGGGATTTGGGGCAGAGTTTATACCCGTGATGTCAACCACGACATAGAGACGTCAGAAGAAgacatacaaaattatatagagatagaaaatataatttatgataaaaataaggaattgaaTAGAGAAGAATGGTAA
- the LOC126376171 gene encoding uncharacterized protein LOC126376171, translating to GLVVVSVHNCRNEVTLADLDDEIPLSKSLGYSLKRSRTLEDPELSREYLDLYQEMLKASRESYEKVDQEEAKLETIVGWEKANLMKRGLIDRRSVNRMRSPVGRRRVRSQATRRERLNSQSLRSHQHHIRHAGQDFAIDDD from the exons GTGACACTAGCGGACTTAGATGACGAGATCCCACTGTCAAAGTCTCTGGGATACTCGCTGAAACGCAGCCGCACGCTGGAAGACCCTGAATTGAGTCGGGAATACCTCGACCTTTACCAGGAGATGCTGAAGGCCAGTCGAGAGTCATATGAGAAGGTAGACCAGGAGGAGGCGAAGCTTGAGACCATAGTCGGCTGGGAGAAAGCCAACTTGATGAAGCGAG GGTTAATCGACCGACGCAGCGTGAACCGCATGCGTTCGCCCGTGGGGCGGCGGCGTGTGCGCTCTCAGGCCACACGCCGGGAGAGACTCAACAGCCAGAGCTTGCGCAGCCACCAGCACCACATACGACACGCCGGCCAGGACTTCGCCATCGATGACGACTAA